The Candidatus Cloacimonadota bacterium genome includes a window with the following:
- a CDS encoding restriction endonuclease, producing MQYETNKPLIMIRKASGQLEAFNVEKLKASLKNAGAADEEITSIVDDISQWVYDGLSTKQIYARAYSNFKRLSKAGASHYKLKTAIMEMGPSGHPFEVFIGEVFKHWGYTVRTALVMQGASVTHEMDVLASKGNELILVECKFSVKQGNSVSVQVPLYVHSRVEDIVEKLREEKPYKDSKFVTWIVTNSRFTPDSVQYSRCKGIQLMGWDHPKSKALKDVIENEKIFPITVLSSLSKADKTALLADGIVTCKQIRDSSESIKGLNLSRQKLDSLQKELEALT from the coding sequence ATGCAATATGAAACTAACAAACCTCTGATAATGATCAGGAAAGCTTCCGGTCAATTGGAAGCGTTTAACGTTGAGAAGCTAAAAGCATCACTCAAGAATGCCGGAGCAGCGGATGAAGAGATAACTTCAATCGTGGATGACATCTCCCAATGGGTGTATGACGGCCTCAGCACAAAGCAGATATATGCCAGAGCATACAGCAATTTCAAGCGCTTGAGTAAAGCTGGGGCATCGCATTACAAGCTGAAAACAGCGATCATGGAAATGGGTCCCAGCGGCCATCCTTTCGAGGTTTTTATCGGAGAGGTATTCAAACACTGGGGATACACAGTGAGAACCGCACTAGTAATGCAAGGAGCGTCTGTTACTCACGAAATGGATGTATTGGCATCCAAAGGCAATGAACTGATCCTGGTGGAATGCAAGTTTTCTGTAAAACAGGGAAACAGCGTGAGCGTTCAAGTGCCGCTCTATGTTCACTCACGTGTGGAGGACATCGTAGAAAAACTACGCGAAGAAAAGCCCTACAAGGATAGTAAGTTTGTAACCTGGATAGTTACGAACTCCAGGTTTACTCCGGATTCCGTCCAATACAGTAGATGCAAAGGCATCCAGCTTATGGGCTGGGATCATCCCAAATCCAAAGCACTAAAGGATGTCATTGAGAATGAGAAGATATTTCCGATCACCGTCCTCAGTTCGCTAAGTAAAGCTGATAAGACTGCACTGTTGGCAGACGGTATCGTAACCTGCAAGCAAATCCGGGATAGCAGCGAGAGTATAAAGGGACTGAATCTGAGCCGACAGAAGCTGGATTCTTTGCAAAAGGAGCTGGAAGCGCTTACTTAA
- the hydF gene encoding [FeFe] hydrogenase H-cluster maturation GTPase HydF has protein sequence MATTPRGERLIIALVGKRNAGKSSLINALVGQEIAIVSEVPGTTTDPVDKHYELLPLGPVTFYDTAGVDDEGDLGKKRVAATRKILYRADIVIFVSDGAPFSDSELQMLDRVQEMEIPLLMTFNKADLYDTDSQNIEYCSLRNIPSVHVSAKEKRGIDEAKNLLVRLAPKHLSENRVLLGDIIKPKAKVVLVCPIDSAAPKGRLILPQVQAIRDILDHDAQAIVVKDTELKDALAMMKEPPDLVVTDSQALEQVNRDTPEGIELTTFSILFARYKGELDILLSGTNQIDNLQNRDKVLIAEACSHHVQKDDIGRVKLPRWISNYSKKDITFDTYAGHDFPDNLEDYALCIHCGGCMINVAEMNRRIVECHRRGVPITNYGLAISKVMGNFDRAIAPLMRVKQ, from the coding sequence ATGGCTACTACTCCCCGTGGAGAGAGATTGATCATTGCCCTAGTTGGCAAACGTAATGCGGGTAAATCCAGCCTGATCAACGCTCTGGTAGGACAGGAAATCGCAATAGTCTCGGAGGTTCCCGGCACTACTACTGATCCCGTTGACAAGCATTATGAATTGCTGCCCTTGGGCCCTGTTACTTTTTATGATACAGCCGGAGTGGACGATGAAGGCGACTTGGGCAAAAAACGCGTGGCTGCCACCCGCAAGATCCTCTACCGGGCAGATATCGTGATCTTTGTAAGCGACGGAGCTCCATTCTCAGATAGTGAATTGCAGATGCTTGACCGAGTGCAGGAAATGGAAATTCCACTGTTGATGACCTTCAATAAAGCCGATTTATACGATACAGACTCCCAAAACATAGAATACTGCAGCCTGCGGAACATTCCTTCTGTACATGTAAGTGCAAAGGAGAAACGCGGCATTGATGAAGCCAAGAATCTATTAGTGCGTCTGGCACCCAAACATCTTAGCGAAAACCGTGTCCTGCTAGGGGATATCATTAAACCCAAAGCCAAAGTGGTATTGGTGTGCCCCATCGACAGCGCTGCACCCAAGGGTCGCCTTATCCTGCCGCAAGTTCAAGCTATCCGCGATATCCTGGATCATGACGCACAAGCCATCGTAGTAAAAGATACTGAACTGAAAGACGCTCTGGCCATGATGAAAGAACCCCCGGATCTGGTGGTTACGGATTCACAAGCCTTAGAGCAAGTAAACCGGGATACTCCTGAAGGGATAGAACTAACCACGTTTTCCATCCTTTTCGCTCGTTATAAAGGAGAGCTGGACATCCTGCTAAGCGGTACAAATCAGATAGATAATCTTCAGAATAGGGATAAAGTCCTGATTGCGGAGGCTTGCTCCCATCATGTGCAAAAGGACGATATTGGAAGAGTAAAACTACCGAGGTGGATATCCAACTATAGTAAGAAAGACATTACTTTCGATACTTATGCTGGGCACGACTTTCCCGATAATCTGGAAGACTATGCTTTATGCATCCACTGCGGAGGTTGTATGATAAACGTTGCGGAAATGAATCGTAGAATAGTGGAATGCCATCGCCGGGGAGTACCTATTACAAATTATGGGCTAGCCATCTCCAAAGTTATGGGTAATTTCGACAGAGCTATAGCTCCACTGATGAGGGTGAAACAATGA
- a CDS encoding beta-ureidopropionase, with protein MKYTVSVLQYLPQFMKPKENYIKIHDMLMQIKSDLVVLPELALSGYVFKSQEEVAKVAESIPDGEYFKSLLQLARKLDCSICYGLPEKDGDKYYNSSALLNPDGSYYVYRKIHLFYREKLFFSPGDKAFFACEAKSGVKIGMMICFDWQFPESARSLALKGAQIICHPANLVLPWCQEAMKTRSLENRVFSITSNRTGTEINGEYSEYFTGGSQIMGTKGEILIRMNDTEEAIYSVQIDPELAISKQVTDFNNAFADRRPSLYYLP; from the coding sequence ATGAAATATACAGTATCGGTCTTGCAGTACCTGCCTCAGTTTATGAAGCCAAAAGAGAACTATATCAAGATCCACGATATGCTGATGCAGATTAAAAGCGACTTGGTGGTACTGCCCGAATTGGCATTATCTGGTTATGTGTTTAAGAGCCAGGAAGAAGTAGCTAAAGTAGCAGAAAGCATTCCGGACGGCGAGTATTTTAAGTCACTACTTCAATTGGCTCGCAAGCTCGATTGCTCTATTTGTTATGGATTGCCAGAAAAGGATGGGGATAAGTATTACAATAGCAGCGCTTTGCTAAATCCCGATGGCAGCTACTACGTATATCGCAAGATTCATCTATTCTATCGTGAAAAGCTCTTCTTCAGCCCCGGCGATAAAGCTTTCTTTGCGTGTGAAGCCAAAAGCGGGGTCAAGATCGGGATGATGATATGCTTCGATTGGCAATTCCCCGAATCAGCACGCAGCCTGGCTCTGAAAGGAGCACAGATTATATGTCATCCAGCCAACCTAGTGCTCCCCTGGTGTCAGGAAGCCATGAAGACCCGTTCTTTGGAAAACCGTGTCTTTAGCATCACATCCAACCGAACCGGGACAGAGATTAACGGCGAATATAGCGAGTACTTTACCGGAGGCAGCCAAATAATGGGTACCAAAGGCGAAATACTAATCCGCATGAACGACACGGAAGAAGCCATCTACAGTGTGCAGATAGACCCTGAACTGGCTATTTCAAAACAAGTTACAGACTTCAATAATGCTTTTGCGGATCGCCGACCCTCCCTTTATTATCTGCCATGA
- the ligA gene encoding NAD-dependent DNA ligase LigA: MTIKEIENRINQLSAEIKRHNELYYRDANPEISDFEYDLLVQELKELSAKLEKPVPTVLAEVGSDLSASGKTIPHKQRMISLDNAYSLLELTAWWDKIAMEYTDRPAVCAELKIDGFGINLFYQEGNLRYASTRGDGVEGEDVTRNFLTIPGIPQEINYKGEIEIRGEIYFPIKDFLKMNEERREADEKVFANPRNAAAGSIKLKDRDLVAKRPLRALFYTIGYVSHQAPANSQTELLEWLKEEGFPVAENYIMCRDKVSLSNFCSRMEGLRGKLEYDIDGVVVKINDFALQKQLGFTAKSPKWAIAYKFKPEEKESKLLNVEFQVGRTGAITPVAILEPVYISGSTVSRCTLHNFDEIRRLDIHEGDVVRIVKSGEIIPKILSVNTSVRDPKAKEVTLPDSCPVCHSPLSRESEAAIEYCTSADCPAQLARSIEHFASREAMDIMGLGSSSVIRLLEEGIIQSIEDIYQIDYARVAALDRMGEKSASNLRQAVQNSKQQNFDKVLFALGIRFVGAVTARNLAQHFGNIENLQAASIDELSAVPEVGAKIARAIRDYFDNPKNQELINKLVQLGIPMTYRYESRSDKLAGKSFLITGSMIHYGRKDLEALIQSHGGKILSGVSKALDYLVVGDKPGSKLSKAEKMGTVSIISEDELLDMMESSE, translated from the coding sequence ATGACAATTAAAGAGATTGAAAACAGAATAAATCAACTAAGTGCCGAAATCAAAAGGCATAATGAGCTGTATTATCGCGATGCGAATCCAGAAATATCAGATTTTGAATACGACCTGCTGGTGCAGGAACTGAAGGAATTGAGTGCCAAGTTGGAGAAACCGGTGCCGACAGTACTGGCAGAGGTTGGCAGCGATCTTTCCGCCTCAGGGAAAACAATCCCCCACAAACAGCGTATGATTAGCCTGGACAATGCCTATTCCCTTCTGGAATTGACTGCATGGTGGGATAAAATCGCCATGGAGTATACAGATAGGCCGGCAGTATGTGCCGAGCTTAAAATCGATGGCTTTGGGATCAACCTGTTCTATCAGGAGGGAAATCTACGTTATGCCAGCACTCGTGGAGACGGTGTGGAAGGGGAGGATGTTACACGAAACTTCCTTACTATACCGGGAATACCGCAAGAGATCAATTACAAGGGCGAGATAGAGATCCGAGGCGAGATATACTTCCCCATCAAAGACTTTTTGAAGATGAATGAAGAGCGGAGAGAAGCGGATGAAAAGGTCTTTGCAAATCCACGTAATGCTGCTGCTGGATCAATTAAGCTGAAAGACAGGGATTTGGTGGCAAAACGCCCATTACGTGCCCTCTTTTACACTATTGGATATGTAAGTCATCAAGCTCCAGCAAATAGCCAAACTGAGCTCTTGGAATGGTTGAAAGAAGAGGGATTCCCAGTGGCTGAAAACTATATAATGTGTCGCGATAAGGTGAGCCTCTCAAACTTCTGTAGCAGGATGGAGGGGCTGCGCGGAAAGCTGGAATACGACATCGACGGAGTTGTGGTAAAGATCAATGATTTTGCACTGCAAAAGCAACTGGGATTTACAGCCAAAAGCCCAAAATGGGCCATCGCATACAAGTTCAAACCGGAAGAGAAAGAAAGCAAATTGCTGAATGTCGAATTTCAAGTAGGCAGAACCGGCGCCATCACTCCAGTGGCAATCCTCGAACCTGTGTATATCTCTGGTAGCACAGTCTCTCGCTGCACTTTGCACAATTTCGACGAGATCCGCCGTCTGGATATTCACGAAGGCGATGTAGTAAGAATCGTAAAAAGCGGCGAGATAATCCCCAAAATTCTATCTGTAAACACATCTGTGAGAGATCCCAAAGCTAAAGAAGTGACTCTCCCTGATAGCTGCCCCGTATGCCACAGCCCTCTTTCCCGCGAATCAGAAGCAGCTATCGAATATTGCACATCTGCAGATTGCCCGGCGCAATTAGCCCGCAGCATCGAACACTTTGCCTCTAGAGAAGCTATGGACATCATGGGCTTGGGCTCTTCATCTGTCATTCGCTTGCTGGAAGAAGGCATAATACAAAGCATTGAAGACATCTACCAAATAGATTATGCGCGGGTTGCAGCTCTTGACCGGATGGGAGAAAAGAGCGCTAGTAACCTGAGGCAAGCTGTTCAAAACTCCAAACAGCAGAATTTTGACAAAGTGCTCTTTGCCTTAGGCATTCGCTTTGTGGGGGCTGTGACAGCACGTAATCTGGCTCAACACTTTGGTAATATCGAAAACCTTCAAGCAGCGAGCATAGATGAGTTGAGCGCAGTGCCTGAGGTTGGAGCCAAAATAGCGCGCGCCATCAGAGATTACTTTGACAATCCTAAAAACCAGGAACTGATAAATAAACTAGTTCAACTTGGCATACCCATGACTTACCGCTATGAAAGCCGCTCGGATAAACTGGCAGGAAAGAGCTTTCTGATCACAGGAAGCATGATCCATTATGGCCGAAAAGACCTTGAAGCCCTGATCCAAAGTCATGGCGGGAAGATCCTTAGCGGAGTATCCAAAGCCCTGGACTACCTGGTGGTAGGAGATAAACCGGGTTCCAAGCTCAGCAAAGCGGAGAAAATGGGTACTGTGAGTATCATTAGTGAAGACGAATTGCTGGATATGATGGAGAGCTCAGAATGA
- a CDS encoding LptF/LptG family permease — protein sequence MILKRYILKEHISPFLISLLVVTFVLLIDRIIDLMNLIIEKQLPIGIVLEVFGLSMPYMLALSIPMAVLVATILAFGRMSVDREIIAVKSSGVNIYSMLSLLFIVAILLTGLMVYFNHWFLPDTNHKLKNLMLKVAYYKPMTIIEEGEYNHLLDYTVWCSENTEEELRDVIIYDRSESRFPRTIYAESGTVIQMNNGNALRITLQNGQMQQRNEREAGKYQTTNFTKYIINVKDLGNRTDFMETGYRSDREMTYQQLTSALSDRKKELAGKQEELRKLESRIEAGSLNPNPYAAQTEQRRLQSMKQVALNRIQELEANIQALEVEYHKKFALSFAIIIFVMIGVPLGLMTRTSGIGMAFSVSSIIFLVYYVALNMGEQLADKGNLNPFISMWLSNIVFFIMACLLIWGSIREKRFFDMQVLMWRIKHLRNGKTPPPDEVVH from the coding sequence ATGATCTTGAAGCGATATATCCTGAAGGAACACATCTCCCCCTTCCTGATCTCGCTCTTGGTGGTCACCTTTGTATTACTGATCGACCGTATTATCGATCTGATGAATCTCATCATCGAGAAACAATTGCCGATCGGTATCGTCCTGGAAGTCTTCGGTTTGTCGATGCCCTATATGTTAGCGTTGTCCATCCCTATGGCAGTATTGGTAGCTACCATTCTTGCCTTTGGGAGGATGAGCGTGGATCGCGAGATTATAGCAGTAAAATCCAGCGGTGTAAACATCTATTCCATGCTCAGTCTCCTCTTCATTGTCGCTATCTTGTTAACCGGACTGATGGTGTACTTCAACCATTGGTTTCTACCGGACACCAATCACAAGCTGAAGAATCTGATGTTGAAAGTGGCATATTATAAACCAATGACCATCATCGAGGAGGGAGAGTACAATCACCTGCTGGATTACACTGTATGGTGTTCAGAAAACACGGAAGAAGAGCTGCGGGATGTAATCATATACGATCGCAGTGAGAGCAGATTTCCCCGCACTATTTATGCGGAAAGCGGTACAGTAATCCAGATGAATAACGGCAACGCTTTACGCATTACTCTGCAGAATGGTCAGATGCAGCAACGCAACGAACGTGAGGCAGGGAAGTATCAAACCACCAATTTCACCAAATACATAATCAATGTAAAAGACCTGGGTAATAGAACCGACTTCATGGAAACCGGATATCGAAGCGACAGGGAGATGACTTATCAACAGCTTACCAGCGCCTTGAGCGACAGAAAGAAAGAACTGGCAGGGAAACAGGAAGAGCTCCGGAAACTGGAATCCCGCATTGAAGCAGGTTCATTAAATCCGAATCCCTATGCAGCACAAACTGAACAGCGACGCCTGCAATCCATGAAGCAAGTTGCCCTGAACCGGATTCAGGAACTGGAAGCTAACATCCAGGCACTTGAAGTGGAATATCACAAGAAGTTTGCATTATCTTTTGCCATCATAATCTTTGTAATGATCGGCGTTCCCTTGGGGCTGATGACACGAACCAGCGGAATCGGTATGGCCTTCAGCGTATCCAGCATAATCTTTCTAGTTTATTATGTTGCCTTGAACATGGGAGAGCAACTGGCGGATAAGGGCAACCTCAATCCCTTCATTTCCATGTGGTTATCAAACATAGTATTCTTTATCATGGCATGTCTGTTGATCTGGGGCTCAATACGAGAAAAGCGCTTTTTTGATATGCAAGTACTGATGTGGCGCATAAAACACTTGAGAAACGGGAAGACTCCTCCTCCGGATGAGGTGGTACACTGA
- a CDS encoding LptF/LptG family permease: MRKLDRYILREFLRTYFIIFFSFAVVFIVIDVVDNLPRLLKAGATFDLAITYYLLRLPYLIVLTSPVTVLLAGLFMMNGLAKHNESVAIRAAGISIKRSMLPLFGVGLLISIAIAAMGEYLLPYAETQRNVVYNVKIKGEQPDDQMLKARIHYRGDDNDFYYFGFFDGYKNTLRVIDLTKVDFDNNEITEKVSASSALWNGDNWELIECDIRRFSGGKQVYSKYYPSTTMPILNVEPQDFIRITKKTLSLDFLELWDYIGRLQKMGEDASREIVDLHMKLAFPLTNLIVIFFFIPIATSNVRSKGRGWVFMLGLVVCFAYLIVVQVSQSLGYNGVIPPVWAAWAPNLFFCLLGFVFLHKAEI; the protein is encoded by the coding sequence ATGCGAAAGCTTGACCGTTATATCCTGCGCGAGTTTCTTCGCACTTACTTTATTATCTTCTTCAGCTTTGCCGTAGTCTTTATCGTGATTGATGTGGTAGACAATCTCCCCCGGCTCTTAAAAGCAGGGGCTACTTTTGATCTCGCCATCACTTACTACCTGTTACGCTTGCCTTATCTGATTGTACTCACCTCCCCCGTAACTGTGCTTCTGGCCGGTTTGTTCATGATGAATGGCCTGGCAAAGCATAATGAATCTGTAGCAATCCGCGCTGCAGGAATCAGCATCAAACGCTCCATGCTACCCTTATTCGGAGTAGGATTGCTGATCTCTATTGCCATTGCAGCCATGGGCGAGTATCTGTTGCCTTATGCTGAGACTCAGCGTAACGTGGTTTACAATGTAAAGATTAAGGGAGAGCAACCTGACGATCAGATGTTAAAAGCCCGGATTCACTATCGGGGAGACGACAACGACTTCTATTACTTTGGTTTCTTTGATGGTTACAAAAATACATTGAGAGTAATCGACCTTACCAAAGTGGACTTTGATAACAATGAGATCACAGAGAAAGTGAGTGCATCCAGCGCTTTGTGGAATGGTGACAATTGGGAACTCATTGAATGTGATATCAGGCGTTTCTCCGGGGGTAAGCAGGTGTATTCCAAGTATTACCCCAGTACCACGATGCCTATCCTGAATGTAGAACCACAGGATTTTATCCGCATCACAAAGAAGACTCTTTCGCTGGACTTTCTGGAGCTATGGGATTACATTGGCAGATTGCAGAAAATGGGCGAAGATGCCAGCCGGGAGATTGTGGATCTTCACATGAAACTGGCATTCCCCCTCACAAATCTGATCGTGATCTTCTTCTTCATCCCAATTGCCACATCGAATGTGCGCAGCAAGGGACGCGGCTGGGTGTTTATGCTGGGATTGGTGGTATGTTTTGCCTATCTGATTGTGGTACAGGTAAGTCAGAGTCTGGGGTATAATGGGGTGATTCCGCCAGTCTGGGCTGCATGGGCTCCAAATCTGTTTTTTTGCCTCTTGGGCTTCGTATTCCTGCATAAAGCCGAGATCTGA
- a CDS encoding radical SAM/SPASM domain-containing protein: MSIAQNRDIAIAFSKYQRARNAAGIWLDYRRSLFHKRVIINHFPPALMIEPTNICNLHCPLCPSGNNSLKRPRGMLSIQSFRTIVDEVYRKVGMLIMWNQGEPFLNPDCISMLRYASSKELYTMISTNASLNLDAKAIVQSGLNKIIISMDGITETTYNQYRVNGNYNLVLENMKALVKAKRDLHYGNPQLIWQFIVMKQNEHEIAQVKQMAKEVGVDKLEFKSVQIYTEDDLVFLPSDHRMSRYIAEGKHFELKTRLLNRCRRLWTQPVINWDGELCICCYDKDLQFNIGIVSEHSFKSLWQGSAMNEIRGQILQDRSKYEICRNCGEGIVQKLQV, encoded by the coding sequence ATGAGCATAGCCCAAAACCGCGATATAGCTATAGCTTTCTCGAAGTATCAAAGGGCGCGAAACGCCGCGGGAATATGGCTGGACTATCGTCGCTCTTTGTTTCATAAGAGGGTGATCATCAATCACTTTCCGCCAGCATTGATGATAGAGCCTACGAACATTTGTAATCTGCATTGCCCCCTCTGTCCCAGTGGTAACAACAGTCTGAAGCGTCCGCGGGGCATGTTGTCCATCCAAAGCTTCCGCACCATAGTAGATGAGGTTTATCGTAAAGTGGGAATGCTGATTATGTGGAATCAAGGCGAGCCTTTCTTGAATCCGGATTGCATCTCAATGTTGCGCTACGCCTCTTCCAAAGAGCTATATACTATGATATCCACCAATGCCAGCCTGAATCTGGATGCCAAAGCGATTGTTCAAAGCGGACTCAACAAGATTATCATCTCAATGGACGGCATCACCGAGACCACATACAATCAATACCGGGTAAACGGCAATTACAATCTGGTGTTGGAAAACATGAAAGCCTTGGTAAAAGCAAAGCGGGATTTGCATTATGGAAACCCTCAATTAATCTGGCAATTCATCGTAATGAAGCAAAACGAACATGAGATCGCACAGGTAAAACAAATGGCAAAGGAAGTCGGAGTAGATAAGCTGGAGTTTAAATCTGTGCAGATTTACACTGAGGATGATCTTGTCTTTTTGCCATCCGATCATCGTATGAGCAGATACATAGCCGAAGGAAAGCACTTTGAGCTGAAAACCAGGTTATTGAACCGTTGCCGCAGACTTTGGACCCAGCCCGTGATCAACTGGGATGGAGAACTATGCATTTGTTGCTATGATAAAGACTTACAGTTCAATATCGGGATTGTATCTGAGCATAGCTTCAAAAGCCTGTGGCAAGGTAGCGCCATGAACGAAATACGCGGACAGATCCTGCAGGATCGCAGCAAGTATGAGATCTGCAGAAATTGCGGGGAGGGAATCGTTCAAAAGCTGCAGGTGTAA